In the genome of Pelagibacterium nitratireducens, one region contains:
- a CDS encoding ABC transporter substrate-binding protein has translation MINRLLATGLASMLAISPVFAQDAQTLTDGTGTDVTVPADPQRVVALHDTSLTVALLELGIVPVGSHGRTAENAAPNIRSGKLITGYDFDNSTIEFVGNLPADVEAIAALEPDLILTTDWQTADVGQLRAIAPTYVFPISTMDDFDVYRTIAEVTGTTDVLDKLETRYQAQLDMIAGLTDPAETQVSVIQAYGGELQVWNTYGSLGKVLRDAGFVFPAAIDAIEGNERQIFSGESYPEFDADFIFVTYAAERGESPAQARAALDEVLPGWCEVMHACRNGQIVYIPREIASSATYDSLTALTQIVASHVVGRDYTPLEQ, from the coding sequence ATGATCAATCGCCTTCTCGCCACCGGCCTTGCCTCCATGCTGGCCATCTCGCCTGTCTTTGCGCAGGATGCCCAAACGCTCACCGACGGCACGGGCACCGATGTCACCGTGCCCGCCGATCCCCAACGGGTCGTGGCGCTGCACGATACCTCGCTGACTGTAGCGCTGCTCGAACTCGGCATTGTTCCGGTCGGCAGTCACGGTCGCACCGCCGAGAATGCCGCCCCCAATATCCGGTCGGGCAAGCTGATCACGGGCTATGATTTCGACAATTCCACCATCGAATTTGTCGGAAACCTGCCCGCCGATGTCGAAGCCATAGCGGCGCTCGAGCCTGACCTGATCCTTACCACCGACTGGCAGACCGCCGATGTCGGCCAGCTTCGCGCCATTGCGCCCACCTATGTCTTTCCCATCTCGACAATGGATGATTTCGACGTTTACCGGACCATTGCCGAAGTGACCGGCACCACCGATGTGCTCGACAAGCTCGAGACCCGCTATCAGGCACAGCTGGACATGATCGCGGGCCTGACCGACCCCGCCGAAACGCAAGTCAGCGTCATTCAGGCCTATGGCGGCGAATTGCAGGTCTGGAATACGTACGGTTCGCTGGGCAAGGTTCTGCGCGATGCCGGCTTTGTCTTCCCCGCAGCCATCGACGCCATCGAGGGCAATGAGCGCCAGATTTTCTCGGGCGAATCCTACCCTGAGTTCGATGCCGATTTCATCTTCGTCACCTACGCGGCAGAACGGGGCGAAAGCCCGGCCCAGGCCCGCGCGGCGCTCGACGAGGTTCTGCCGGGCTGGTGCGAGGTGATGCACGCCTGCCGCAACGGTCAGATTGTCTATATCCCGCGCGAGATCGCCTCGTCGGCGACCTATGATTCCCTCACCGCGCTCACCCAGATTGTCGCGTCCCATGTGGTGGGCCGCGACTACACGCCGCTCGAACAGTAA
- the arsH gene encoding arsenical resistance protein ArsH, with the protein MSEIDNFPALAEEQFHPIDETALLSPQHKEHAPRILLLYGSLRERSYSRFATEEAARILRRFGAETRIFNPEGLPLPDGAPKDHPKVVELRELALWSEGMVWCSPERHGAMSGVMKSQIDWLPLSMGGVRPTQGRTLAVMQVNGGSQSFNAVNQLRILGRWMRMVTIPNQSSVPKAFNEFDEAGRMRPSPFYNRIVDVMEELVKFTLLVRDRADYLVDRYSERVESAEAVAERVNQRSI; encoded by the coding sequence TTGTCTGAAATCGATAATTTCCCCGCGCTCGCCGAGGAGCAATTTCACCCCATCGACGAAACGGCGCTGCTCTCTCCGCAACACAAGGAGCACGCTCCGCGAATCCTGCTGCTTTACGGGTCTTTGCGCGAGCGCTCCTATTCGCGTTTCGCGACAGAGGAGGCCGCCCGCATCCTGCGCCGGTTCGGGGCCGAGACGCGCATTTTCAACCCCGAGGGTCTGCCCCTGCCCGACGGCGCGCCCAAGGACCATCCCAAGGTCGTCGAACTGCGCGAACTGGCGCTGTGGTCCGAAGGCATGGTCTGGTGCTCGCCCGAGCGGCACGGGGCAATGTCGGGCGTCATGAAATCCCAGATCGACTGGCTCCCGCTCTCGATGGGCGGTGTACGGCCCACGCAAGGGCGGACGCTGGCCGTGATGCAGGTCAATGGCGGCAGCCAGTCCTTCAATGCCGTCAACCAGTTGCGCATTCTGGGCCGCTGGATGCGCATGGTCACCATCCCCAACCAGTCCTCGGTGCCCAAGGCCTTCAACGAATTCGACGAGGCCGGGCGCATGCGCCCCTCGCCGTTTTACAACCGCATCGTCGATGTGATGGAGGAACTGGTCAAATTCACCCTCCTGGTGCGCGATCGGGCCGACTATCTGGTGGATCGCTATTCCGAACGGGTCGAAAGCGCTGAGGCGGTGGCCGAGCGCGTCAATCAGCGCTCGATCTGA
- a CDS encoding ABC transporter substrate-binding protein: MNRFALGVLMTAGILSFPTSSALAQEFPLTIEHKFGTTIIPEKPVRVATIDASGADDLLALGIQPVVIKYWFGDYERVVWPWADSLLEEVPDAVVRGDLDFEMILAADPDVILALWSNITPEDYERLSQIAPVVAVPPGVGNYDMSWDDRALRTGLAVGLQDEAQAQVDAIRAQLAEVAATHPQWQGMTASVAAIRQQGDPGAYTSGDIRAQLLGDMGFETPQEIEELATEDSPYWASLSLEDLSPLDGDLIVWVSSDGNFDNVLALPDRPYLDVVQRGGEVLAGKEMTGAFSHATLLSLPYGIERLVPMIEAALDGDPETNADDR; the protein is encoded by the coding sequence ATGAACCGTTTTGCCCTTGGCGTTCTCATGACCGCCGGCATTTTATCATTCCCGACGTCGTCCGCGCTCGCGCAGGAGTTTCCGCTCACCATCGAGCACAAGTTCGGCACGACAATCATTCCTGAAAAGCCGGTCAGGGTTGCCACCATCGATGCATCAGGAGCCGACGATCTGCTTGCCCTGGGCATCCAGCCGGTGGTCATCAAATACTGGTTCGGCGATTATGAGCGCGTCGTCTGGCCATGGGCCGATTCCCTTCTTGAGGAGGTTCCGGATGCCGTGGTTCGCGGAGACCTCGACTTCGAGATGATCCTGGCTGCGGACCCCGATGTGATCCTTGCACTTTGGTCCAATATCACCCCGGAAGACTATGAGAGGCTCAGCCAGATCGCGCCGGTCGTTGCGGTGCCGCCGGGCGTGGGCAATTACGATATGAGTTGGGATGATCGTGCGCTGCGCACCGGGTTGGCCGTCGGCCTCCAGGATGAGGCGCAGGCTCAGGTCGACGCTATCCGCGCCCAGCTTGCCGAGGTGGCTGCCACCCATCCCCAATGGCAGGGGATGACCGCATCGGTGGCCGCCATCCGGCAACAGGGCGATCCTGGTGCTTACACCTCGGGCGATATCCGTGCGCAGCTTCTCGGCGACATGGGTTTTGAGACACCGCAGGAGATCGAGGAGCTTGCGACTGAAGACAGCCCTTATTGGGCGTCGCTGTCGCTTGAAGATCTTTCCCCGCTCGATGGCGATCTGATTGTCTGGGTGTCCTCGGATGGAAATTTCGACAACGTGCTGGCCCTGCCCGACAGGCCCTATCTCGATGTCGTCCAGCGCGGCGGTGAGGTGCTGGCGGGCAAGGAAATGACCGGCGCCTTCTCGCACGCAACGCTTTTGTCTCTGCCCTACGGCATCGAGCGTCTTGTGCCGATGATCGAGGCCGCGCTGGACGGCGATCCGGAAACCAACGCCGACGACCGCTAA
- a CDS encoding ABC transporter substrate-binding protein: MSLVRSIIAIGAIVFAAPVLAQETRSFTDDAGRIVEIPADPQRIASLQDLSITIPLIELGVHPVASHGRTTETGEGFIRSSKVLTGVDFDNSDIAFVGNLPVDIEAVAATEPDLIITTPWQTAPVEQLEAIAPTIVLDDTVRGDFGMYEALAEITGTTDTLAILEGRYDSQIEQIRRLIDTGSISVNVIQGVNGEVLSWHTYGGLGRVLRDAGFAFPERVDAIPEGEFARMSAEALPELDADFLFVTYRTDALETLEDAFGHLEQVLPNFCDFLHACRENQMIVMPREEASASSYYALGVMAYTVISHISGRRFEPLAE; encoded by the coding sequence ATGAGCCTAGTGAGATCAATCATTGCAATTGGCGCGATCGTTTTCGCCGCGCCGGTGCTGGCGCAGGAAACGCGCAGCTTTACCGACGATGCCGGGAGGATAGTGGAGATCCCGGCCGATCCTCAGCGCATCGCGTCGCTGCAGGATCTTTCGATCACCATTCCGCTGATCGAACTCGGTGTCCATCCGGTCGCCAGTCACGGACGGACCACCGAGACGGGCGAGGGGTTCATCCGCTCGTCCAAGGTCTTGACCGGCGTCGATTTCGACAATTCCGACATTGCCTTTGTGGGCAATCTGCCGGTCGACATCGAAGCCGTCGCCGCAACCGAGCCGGACCTGATCATCACGACCCCGTGGCAGACCGCCCCGGTGGAACAGCTCGAAGCCATCGCGCCGACCATCGTGCTCGATGACACGGTGCGCGGCGATTTCGGCATGTATGAAGCGCTGGCCGAAATTACCGGCACGACCGATACGCTGGCCATTCTTGAGGGCCGGTATGACAGCCAGATCGAGCAGATCCGGCGCCTGATCGACACCGGGTCGATCTCGGTCAATGTCATCCAGGGCGTAAATGGGGAAGTTTTGTCCTGGCACACCTATGGCGGTTTGGGGCGCGTGCTGCGCGATGCGGGATTTGCATTTCCCGAGCGTGTCGATGCCATCCCCGAGGGCGAATTCGCGCGCATGAGTGCGGAGGCGTTGCCCGAACTCGATGCCGATTTCCTGTTCGTCACCTACCGCACCGATGCATTGGAAACCCTGGAAGACGCGTTCGGGCATCTTGAACAGGTTCTGCCCAATTTCTGCGATTTCCTGCATGCTTGCCGGGAAAACCAGATGATCGTCATGCCGCGCGAGGAGGCGTCGGCCTCGTCCTATTATGCGCTGGGCGTCATGGCCTATACGGTCATTTCCCATATCAGCGGACGCCGGTTCGAGCCGCTGGCCGAATAG
- a CDS encoding ABC transporter substrate-binding protein: protein MSFSFQSVGRLTRVAALVMVAGLSSFSALAQETRLFVDDMGHEVEVPVDPQRIVSLRGEQITSPLLELGAALVGSSGRVDPGVNNGDPYVRGAYDALGFRFENSDIAWVGDPNEYDLEAIAIAEPDLILLSEGGVDSYEQLSLIAPAVVIAGWEEDLLARYRKIADVAGKLDVYEQLLADWEVRFAAAQDVISQTIGDPASVSVGVIEPRSGAVRGFRTYDALTQIIHALGFSMPETIAELEESRIDLSPELVHQFDADFMISTYWPATGTTVQAIYELWDAAVPNWRQELHAAHNNQYFMVHREEMRAVSFAALRSVLNILVSQIATRDFVPLTTDEQI from the coding sequence ATGAGCTTTTCATTTCAATCGGTTGGCCGGCTGACGCGTGTTGCTGCGCTTGTCATGGTTGCGGGTCTGTCCTCTTTTTCAGCTCTGGCTCAGGAAACACGCCTCTTTGTCGACGACATGGGTCATGAGGTCGAAGTCCCGGTCGATCCCCAGCGCATCGTTTCCCTGCGCGGTGAGCAGATCACGTCGCCCCTGCTAGAACTCGGTGCCGCTCTTGTCGGCTCGAGCGGCCGGGTGGACCCGGGCGTCAATAATGGCGATCCCTATGTCCGGGGCGCCTATGACGCGCTCGGCTTCCGCTTTGAAAATTCCGATATCGCCTGGGTCGGCGATCCCAATGAATACGACCTCGAAGCCATCGCCATAGCCGAGCCGGACCTTATCTTGCTCTCGGAAGGCGGAGTGGACAGCTACGAACAGCTTTCGCTGATTGCCCCAGCGGTCGTTATCGCCGGCTGGGAGGAGGACCTTCTGGCCCGCTACCGCAAGATCGCCGACGTGGCAGGCAAGCTCGATGTCTACGAGCAGCTTTTGGCAGATTGGGAGGTACGCTTTGCAGCAGCCCAGGACGTGATCTCGCAAACCATTGGCGATCCAGCAAGTGTATCGGTCGGGGTGATCGAGCCCCGGTCGGGGGCGGTTCGGGGCTTTCGCACCTATGATGCGCTGACCCAGATCATTCACGCGCTGGGGTTTTCCATGCCCGAGACGATCGCCGAGCTTGAAGAGTCGCGCATCGATCTCAGCCCCGAACTGGTCCACCAGTTCGATGCCGATTTCATGATCAGCACCTATTGGCCGGCCACGGGCACAACGGTTCAGGCGATCTACGAGCTTTGGGATGCGGCCGTCCCCAATTGGCGGCAGGAACTGCATGCGGCGCACAACAATCAATATTTCATGGTGCACCGCGAGGAGATGCGGGCCGTCAGCTTTGCCGCGTTGCGCTCCGTCCTCAACATTTTGGTCTCGCAAATCGCTACCCGCGACTTCGTGCCCTTGACCACAGACGAACAGATTTAG
- a CDS encoding iron ABC transporter permease → MSVAASERHVVLRAANERIALRLPARGLVAVGVLGVLLVAIWAVSLTLGSYDIDLETLWTTLSGTTVSAAIDNVVWQFRMPRALVAALAGAMMALSGGAMQNVTRNGLADPSLIGISQGAALAVVSAIVVFPQLGSGWRPFIAFGGALGVAVLVQALSFQRRGNNTIRFILLGIGVSAFISSITSAMLTYGDLDRAMSALSWLAGSVNAATWTDVHVLFAWCLVLMPLILALSRIMSVLRMGEDTAIGLGASVRWARYGLICVGVGFAAAATAIVGPLGFVGLIAPHAARRIARSGIGIHTLLTGLCGAVLVSVADLIGRAAFAPIQLPAGLITSIIGVPVFIYLLQRAAAKSHL, encoded by the coding sequence ATGAGCGTCGCGGCCTCGGAGCGCCATGTCGTCCTGCGCGCGGCAAATGAGCGTATCGCGCTGCGGCTGCCGGCGCGGGGTCTTGTCGCCGTCGGGGTTTTGGGCGTTTTGCTTGTCGCGATATGGGCAGTCAGCCTGACGCTTGGCAGCTATGACATCGATCTTGAAACGTTGTGGACGACCTTGTCGGGGACGACGGTTTCGGCCGCGATCGACAATGTGGTGTGGCAGTTCAGGATGCCGCGCGCCCTGGTCGCGGCGCTGGCCGGTGCCATGATGGCGCTCTCGGGCGGCGCCATGCAAAATGTCACCCGAAACGGGCTGGCCGACCCCTCGCTCATCGGCATCAGCCAGGGCGCGGCGCTTGCCGTTGTTTCGGCCATCGTGGTGTTCCCGCAACTGGGCTCCGGCTGGCGGCCGTTCATTGCATTTGGCGGTGCTCTCGGTGTTGCAGTCCTTGTGCAGGCGTTGAGCTTTCAAAGGCGCGGCAACAACACCATCCGGTTCATTTTGCTCGGCATCGGGGTTTCGGCATTCATCTCGTCGATCACCTCGGCCATGCTCACCTATGGCGATCTCGATCGTGCCATGTCGGCCCTGTCGTGGCTGGCCGGCTCGGTCAATGCGGCAACCTGGACCGATGTGCATGTTCTCTTTGCCTGGTGCCTTGTGCTCATGCCGCTGATCCTGGCGCTCAGCCGCATCATGTCGGTGCTGCGCATGGGCGAAGATACGGCGATCGGTCTGGGCGCATCGGTCAGATGGGCGCGCTACGGACTGATCTGCGTGGGCGTGGGTTTTGCCGCGGCCGCCACGGCTATCGTGGGGCCGCTGGGCTTTGTTGGGCTCATCGCCCCGCACGCCGCCCGACGCATCGCCCGCAGCGGCATTGGCATTCATACGCTGCTGACCGGTTTGTGCGGCGCGGTTCTGGTCTCGGTTGCAGATCTGATCGGACGCGCGGCCTTTGCCCCCATTCAACTCCCCGCAGGCCTCATAACGTCAATAATCGGCGTGCCCGTTTTCATCTACCTCCTGCAACGGGCCGCCGCCAAATCGCATCTGTGA
- a CDS encoding sucrase ferredoxin produces MSKHQFCRDLCLERDEPLQGTGNAPGRVLLLAWPRGKWRTPRWESADMSELLAASIHNAAKSGLHVALVDRVGDSEALPRLMAQPEGVFADFESEAALIAAIDGYADGKMFPGQTDPRTTILVCTDSRRDACCARYGFSTYKALVAIADRNKFNIVQATHLGGCRFAASLVVMPDRQRYGRMTAGQAPAFLEALSRGEVFLPAYKGRTDLPEPVQVAELAALEWAAAHSASMRQVRVLPFEMPDDPVEGHELTVRAAVRDTELDIRLKAQTYMVQGNCGVVADGGGSNVLRWRLDHLTTVKSRSQESFS; encoded by the coding sequence ATGAGCAAACACCAATTCTGCCGCGATCTTTGTCTTGAGCGCGACGAGCCCTTGCAGGGCACTGGCAATGCGCCGGGGCGGGTGTTGCTGCTCGCCTGGCCGCGCGGCAAATGGCGAACCCCAAGGTGGGAGTCGGCGGACATGAGCGAACTGCTCGCCGCCTCCATTCACAATGCCGCAAAAAGTGGTCTGCACGTCGCGCTCGTCGATCGGGTCGGCGACAGCGAGGCTTTGCCGCGTCTGATGGCACAGCCGGAGGGAGTCTTTGCTGACTTTGAAAGCGAAGCGGCACTGATCGCCGCGATTGACGGCTACGCCGATGGCAAGATGTTTCCCGGCCAAACCGATCCACGCACAACCATTCTTGTCTGCACGGATTCGCGTCGGGATGCCTGCTGCGCGCGGTATGGCTTTTCGACATACAAGGCACTGGTCGCCATTGCCGATCGGAACAAATTCAACATCGTGCAGGCAACCCATCTGGGCGGGTGCCGGTTTGCGGCTTCGCTTGTCGTTATGCCCGATCGGCAGCGTTACGGCCGGATGACCGCCGGGCAGGCGCCGGCCTTTCTCGAGGCGTTGTCGCGCGGTGAAGTCTTTCTTCCCGCCTATAAGGGGCGCACCGACCTGCCCGAGCCCGTTCAGGTGGCCGAGCTGGCGGCGCTCGAATGGGCGGCGGCACACAGTGCCAGCATGCGTCAGGTGCGCGTGCTGCCATTCGAAATGCCAGATGACCCTGTCGAGGGTCACGAACTCACCGTCCGCGCCGCTGTGCGCGATACCGAACTCGATATCCGCCTCAAGGCGCAAACCTACATGGTCCAGGGCAATTGCGGCGTCGTCGCCGACGGCGGCGGCAGCAATGTGCTGCGCTGGCGCCTCGATCACCTCACCACCGTCAAATCCAGATCCCAAGAGAGTTTTTCATGA
- a CDS encoding ABC transporter ATP-binding protein translates to MPSDDHSDARTNSARLSTQAVAAGYEGTQILSDVSLGVANGQMTVLVGPNGSGKSTLLKTMARILTPNAGQVLLDGKSIHAAKSRDVARAMGILPQGPIAPEGLTVRELVAQGRFPHQGLMRQWTRQDQDAVEKAMATAAVTEFADRPVDSLSGGQRQRCWIAMVLAQETDLLLLDEPTTFLDLKVQVDLMELLADLAHGGGRTLVVVLHELSLAAAYADHLVMMKEGKVACEGTPEAIFTAERLKDVFDLDAHVVRDVTTGHLVCVPLGTHARRKAAVRVA, encoded by the coding sequence ATGCCCAGCGACGATCATTCCGACGCCAGGACAAATTCCGCGCGTCTTTCCACACAAGCCGTTGCTGCGGGCTATGAGGGGACACAGATCCTTTCGGATGTTTCGCTCGGGGTTGCCAATGGGCAGATGACCGTACTGGTCGGGCCGAACGGGTCAGGAAAGTCGACGCTGCTCAAGACCATGGCGCGAATTCTAACCCCCAATGCGGGGCAGGTCCTGCTCGATGGAAAATCGATCCATGCCGCAAAAAGCCGCGATGTGGCGCGGGCCATGGGCATTCTTCCCCAGGGGCCGATCGCGCCCGAAGGGCTGACGGTTCGGGAGCTGGTTGCCCAGGGGCGTTTTCCCCATCAGGGCCTGATGCGGCAATGGACGCGGCAGGATCAGGACGCTGTCGAAAAGGCGATGGCGACGGCCGCGGTCACCGAATTTGCCGATCGCCCGGTGGATTCGCTTTCGGGCGGGCAGCGTCAGCGCTGCTGGATCGCCATGGTGCTCGCCCAGGAAACCGATCTCTTGCTGCTCGATGAGCCAACCACGTTCCTTGATCTCAAGGTTCAGGTGGATCTGATGGAGTTGCTGGCCGATCTGGCCCATGGCGGCGGCCGCACGCTGGTCGTGGTTCTCCATGAACTGAGCCTTGCTGCAGCCTATGCCGATCATCTGGTGATGATGAAAGAGGGCAAGGTCGCCTGCGAGGGCACGCCAGAGGCCATTTTTACCGCCGAGCGCCTCAAGGATGTTTTCGATCTCGATGCCCATGTGGTGCGCGATGTTACCACAGGCCATCTGGTTTGCGTGCCGCTGGGCACCCATGCCCGCCGCAAGGCGGCGGTTCGCGTCGCATGA
- a CDS encoding iron ABC transporter permease, producing MSAVTHEPGSRRMVLTASGLPLLIGLTVVLFGLHIAVGAKHLPLATVLEAIVNRDATVFDHMIIWDLRLPRALIALTVGAALSVAGALMQGVTRNPLADPGLLGLMAGASFAVVIVSFFFGPAALYWLPWIAALGALVTALVVYFIAHWAPGGPTPLTLTLSGAAISAFLGAIISIAHLLNEDSFDNLRIWLSGSLAGRDISMLYVTGPWIAVALIAGLALARQVTALAMGDDVAKGLGVRTGPLKLQLLGVVVVLTACSVTLAGPMGFVGLVIPHIARLFVGSDYRWIVPYSAVIGAAYLLGVDIIARVAIPPREISTGIITAMVGAPVFIQLVRMRAK from the coding sequence ATGAGCGCGGTCACACATGAGCCGGGCTCGCGGCGCATGGTCCTCACCGCTTCGGGGCTGCCGCTGCTGATCGGGCTAACGGTTGTGCTTTTTGGCCTGCACATCGCCGTGGGCGCCAAGCACCTGCCGCTCGCGACCGTTCTCGAGGCCATCGTCAACCGCGACGCCACGGTTTTCGATCACATGATCATCTGGGATCTACGCCTGCCGCGCGCCTTGATCGCGCTTACGGTGGGGGCCGCGCTGTCGGTTGCCGGGGCGCTCATGCAAGGGGTTACCCGCAATCCTCTGGCCGACCCGGGCCTGCTGGGATTGATGGCCGGCGCGTCGTTTGCCGTGGTCATAGTGTCGTTCTTTTTCGGTCCCGCAGCGCTTTACTGGCTCCCGTGGATTGCAGCGCTCGGCGCGCTGGTCACGGCGCTGGTCGTCTATTTCATCGCCCATTGGGCGCCCGGTGGGCCGACGCCGCTGACACTGACGCTTTCTGGCGCAGCCATTTCCGCTTTTCTGGGCGCCATCATTTCGATCGCTCATCTGCTCAATGAGGATTCGTTCGACAATCTTCGCATCTGGCTTTCGGGCTCGCTGGCCGGCCGCGATATCTCGATGCTCTATGTTACCGGTCCCTGGATCGCCGTGGCGCTGATTGCAGGGCTGGCTCTGGCCCGACAGGTGACCGCATTGGCCATGGGGGACGACGTGGCCAAGGGGCTCGGCGTGCGCACCGGGCCGCTCAAGCTGCAATTGCTCGGGGTCGTCGTGGTTCTTACCGCGTGTTCGGTGACCCTTGCTGGTCCCATGGGCTTTGTCGGTCTGGTCATTCCCCATATCGCGCGCCTGTTCGTGGGATCGGATTATCGCTGGATCGTGCCCTATTCGGCGGTGATCGGGGCGGCCTATCTTCTGGGTGTCGATATCATTGCGCGCGTTGCCATCCCGCCGCGCGAAATCTCGACCGGCATCATCACCGCGATGGTCGGCGCGCCGGTGTTTATCCAACTCGTCCGCATGAGGGCCAAATGA
- the arsC gene encoding arsenate reductase (glutaredoxin) (This arsenate reductase requires both glutathione and glutaredoxin to convert arsenate to arsenite, after which the efflux transporter formed by ArsA and ArsB can extrude the arsenite from the cell, providing resistance.): protein MAITIYHNPDCGTSRNTLAMIRQSGEEPEIIQYLKTPPSRETLVDLITRSGLSVREAMRKKEAPYTQLGLDDPSVADEALIDAMLAHPILINRPFVVTEKGVRQCRPSELVLDILPNPDIGPFTKEDGEIVIDGNGKRIV, encoded by the coding sequence TTGGCCATCACCATCTACCACAACCCCGATTGCGGCACCTCGCGCAATACGCTCGCCATGATCCGTCAGTCGGGCGAAGAGCCGGAGATCATCCAATATCTCAAGACCCCGCCGAGCCGCGAAACGCTTGTCGATCTCATCACGCGGTCGGGCCTTTCGGTCCGCGAGGCCATGCGGAAAAAAGAAGCGCCCTATACCCAACTCGGTCTCGATGATCCTTCGGTCGCCGACGAAGCATTGATCGACGCCATGCTGGCCCACCCGATCCTTATCAATCGTCCGTTCGTTGTGACAGAAAAGGGTGTGCGCCAATGCCGCCCCTCCGAACTGGTGCTCGATATCCTCCCCAACCCCGATATCGGGCCCTTCACCAAGGAAGACGGAGAGATCGTCATCGACGGAAACGGAAAGCGCATTGTCTGA
- a CDS encoding ABC transporter substrate-binding protein, giving the protein MVTDDAGRVVEVPLTAERVISQNDNRLTLPLLELGVPLVGSSGRVDAEGKPYLRVVPDLLGIDFDTADFEFIGTYNDLDYETIAALDPDLIITMLEEQVEKLSVIAPTLVIDPNLYPVRDGMRVLAEATGHLDAYEALSGAYNRKLETVRPFFEEAGDVSVSVTFSFPAGDSVYVYNDLGALTVALGDLGLNLPEIAADMDGRSMAISPERWQDIDADFVINFYGTTPQDGPVQVRAGLDKFLPGWCDFLHACRNDQYVFFPYASFGYSFGALGLNLDLLTTHIAGRAFTPIGQAQ; this is encoded by the coding sequence ATGGTCACCGACGATGCCGGGCGTGTCGTCGAGGTGCCCTTAACGGCCGAGCGCGTCATTTCGCAAAATGACAATCGGCTGACCCTGCCGCTGCTTGAACTCGGCGTCCCGCTGGTGGGCAGTTCGGGGCGGGTCGATGCCGAGGGCAAGCCCTATCTGCGGGTGGTGCCGGACTTGCTGGGTATTGATTTCGATACAGCCGATTTTGAGTTTATCGGCACTTACAACGATCTCGATTACGAAACGATCGCGGCGCTTGATCCTGATCTCATCATCACCATGCTTGAAGAACAGGTCGAAAAGCTCTCGGTGATCGCACCAACGCTTGTCATCGACCCTAACCTTTATCCCGTCCGCGACGGTATGAGGGTACTCGCTGAAGCGACTGGTCACTTGGATGCCTATGAGGCCCTGTCAGGAGCGTACAATCGTAAGCTGGAGACGGTCCGGCCATTCTTTGAAGAAGCAGGCGATGTTTCCGTCAGCGTTACGTTTTCTTTTCCCGCAGGGGATTCTGTCTATGTCTATAACGATCTTGGAGCACTCACGGTCGCGCTGGGCGACCTAGGGTTGAACCTGCCCGAGATCGCCGCGGACATGGACGGCCGCTCCATGGCCATCAGCCCGGAGCGCTGGCAGGATATCGATGCGGACTTTGTCATCAATTTTTATGGCACGACTCCGCAGGACGGTCCCGTTCAGGTGCGTGCCGGACTGGACAAGTTCTTGCCGGGCTGGTGCGACTTTTTACATGCCTGCAGGAACGACCAGTACGTGTTCTTCCCATATGCGAGCTTTGGCTATTCCTTCGGCGCCCTGGGGCTGAACCTTGATCTGCTGACGACACATATCGCTGGCCGCGCTTTCACACCCATAGGGCAGGCCCAATAG